The bacterium genome includes the window CCATCACCGTGGATTGTGATGTCTTGCAAGCCGATGGCGGAACACGGATTGCTTCTATTAACGGTGGTTTTGTGGCCATGTCTATTGCTATTAAAAAACTGATGCAAAAAGGTAAAGTTGAGCATAATCCCATTCGCTCACATGTTGCCGGAATCAGTATGGGGCTTAAAGATGATAAAGTCTATACAGATTTGGATTATGATTTAGATTCCACCTGTGATGTTGATATGAACCTGGTTTTCTTGGGCAATGGCTCATTGGTGGAAATCCAGGGGACTGCAGAAAGAGGAACTTTTAGTTTTGAGCAAACCCAAGCCATGTTGGGACAAGGTTTTGAAGCGGTAAAAGAAATTGTTAATAAACAAAGCCATGCCATAGAAACAGCATGAATATTTGCATCGCCACACAAAATCAAGGAAAACTCAAAGAGTTTCAGTATTTGGCTGAGCAGTTTTGCCCGCAAGTTTCTTTTTATTCCATTAAAGAATCCAGACAAGATAATGCTCCAGAGGTGGTAGAAAATGGCAGTACTTTTTTAGAGAATGCGAGCATTAAAGCCAAGGCCTATGCCCGCTGGTTAAAGAAACCCTGTCTCTCAGATGATTCAGGTTTGGTGGTAGATGCTCTAGCAGGTGAGCCGGGTTTGTATTCAGCCCGTTATGCAGGGCCGGATGCCACGGATGCAGATAATAATGCAAAGTTATTGCATG containing:
- the rph gene encoding ribonuclease PH: MPQRKTNELRSIEITPNYIHNPMGSCLIKMGQTWVLCTASVEEKVPPFMERKGKGWVTAEYCMLPASTHTRSKREAKSGKQSGRTQEIQRLIGRSLRACIDERLLGERTITVDCDVLQADGGTRIASINGGFVAMSIAIKKLMQKGKVEHNPIRSHVAGISMGLKDDKVYTDLDYDLDSTCDVDMNLVFLGNGSLVEIQGTAERGTFSFEQTQAMLGQGFEAVKEIVNKQSHAIETA
- the rdgB gene encoding RdgB/HAM1 family non-canonical purine NTP pyrophosphatase; the encoded protein is MNICIATQNQGKLKEFQYLAEQFCPQVSFYSIKESRQDNAPEVVENGSTFLENASIKAKAYARWLKKPCLSDDSGLVVDALAGEPGLYSARYAGPDATDADNNAKLLHEIKVKQLVDPKAKFVCVLAYYNPLTEQMLTAEGELHGCIVSQTRGNQGFGYNPLFYVEERKKTLAEMDMKEKLSLDHRSLAFQAISQKLQSIL